A single Lolium perenne isolate Kyuss_39 chromosome 6, Kyuss_2.0, whole genome shotgun sequence DNA region contains:
- the LOC127306885 gene encoding uncharacterized protein isoform X1 — translation MDALMASYASGSDDDEPAPVTGAAPDQEASAALPPPPLDLLHPPNFIDYSALAQGNRVRSFPHVEGIYALHVYIPVVIPFDARKQLTLVMRRVASLVPDLYAVDADYALSELCKDEQKLEKVLLGREFHVSLGRTVGIQVDQIDSLVAMLRQKFQSQQRYWMDFNKWEHFVNDDSTRSFLSLEVTRTGLPEISRQIHMVDEVYRLHGLPEFYKNPRPHISLVWALGDVSSKLKHATKEIEKFQNTISSSKNCNLRCNFSRVVCKVGKKVYDICKIAD, via the exons ATGGATGCGCTCATGGCGAGCTACGCGtccggctccgacgacgacgagccGGCGCCGGTCACGGGAGCCGCCCCGGACCAGGAAGCTTCCGCGGCGCTCCCCCCCCCTCCGCTCGACCTCCTCCACCCCCCAAACTTCATAG ATTACTCTGCATTGGCGCAGGGGAACCGCGTCCGGAGCTTCCCCCATGTGGAAGGCATCTATGCGCTGCATGTCTACATCCCTG TTGTCATTCCTTTCGATGCAAGGAAGCAGCTGACCCTTGTTATGAGAAGAGTTGCATCACTTGTACCAGACCTCTATGCTGTAGATGCTGATTATGCGCTTTCAGAATTGTGCAAAGACGAGCAAAAGCTTGAGAAAGTGCTTCTGGGCAGAGAGTTCCATGTAAGCTTAGGAAGAACGGTTGGGATTCAGGTGGATCAAATTGACTCCCTCGTTGCAATGCTTCGGCAGAAGTTTCAGTCACAACAGCG GTATTGGATGGACTTCAACAAATGGGAGCATTTTGTCAATGACGATTCTACACGATCATTTCTTTCACTAGAGGTTACAAGAACTGGGTTACCAGAG ATAAGTAGGCAGATACATATGGTTGATGAAGTATATCGATTGCATGGTCTTCCTGAGTTCTACAAG AATCCTCGGCCACACATATCATTGGTGTGGGCATTGGGTGATGTTAGCTCCAAACTGAAGCATGCGACAAAAGAGATTGAAAAATTCCAAAACACCATCAGCTCATCCAAAAACTGCAATCTGAGATGCAATTTTAGTCGTGTAGTGTGTAAAGTAGGCAAGAAGGTGTACGATATCTGCAAGATTGCAGACTGA
- the LOC127306885 gene encoding uncharacterized protein isoform X3, with product MDALMASYASGSDDDEPAPVTGAAPDQEASAALPPPPLDLLHPPNFIDYSALAQGNRVRSFPHVEGIYALHVYIPELCKDEQKLEKVLLGREFHVSLGRTVGIQVDQIDSLVAMLRQKFQSQQRYWMDFNKWEHFVNDDSTRSFLSLEVTRTGLPEISRQIHMVDEVYRLHGLPEFYKNPRPHISLVWALGDVSSKLKHATKEIEKFQNTISSSKNCNLRCNFSRVVCKVGKKVYDICKIAD from the exons ATGGATGCGCTCATGGCGAGCTACGCGtccggctccgacgacgacgagccGGCGCCGGTCACGGGAGCCGCCCCGGACCAGGAAGCTTCCGCGGCGCTCCCCCCCCCTCCGCTCGACCTCCTCCACCCCCCAAACTTCATAG ATTACTCTGCATTGGCGCAGGGGAACCGCGTCCGGAGCTTCCCCCATGTGGAAGGCATCTATGCGCTGCATGTCTACATCCCTG AATTGTGCAAAGACGAGCAAAAGCTTGAGAAAGTGCTTCTGGGCAGAGAGTTCCATGTAAGCTTAGGAAGAACGGTTGGGATTCAGGTGGATCAAATTGACTCCCTCGTTGCAATGCTTCGGCAGAAGTTTCAGTCACAACAGCG GTATTGGATGGACTTCAACAAATGGGAGCATTTTGTCAATGACGATTCTACACGATCATTTCTTTCACTAGAGGTTACAAGAACTGGGTTACCAGAG ATAAGTAGGCAGATACATATGGTTGATGAAGTATATCGATTGCATGGTCTTCCTGAGTTCTACAAG AATCCTCGGCCACACATATCATTGGTGTGGGCATTGGGTGATGTTAGCTCCAAACTGAAGCATGCGACAAAAGAGATTGAAAAATTCCAAAACACCATCAGCTCATCCAAAAACTGCAATCTGAGATGCAATTTTAGTCGTGTAGTGTGTAAAGTAGGCAAGAAGGTGTACGATATCTGCAAGATTGCAGACTGA
- the LOC127306885 gene encoding uncharacterized protein isoform X2, producing the protein MDALMASYASGSDDDEPAPVTGAAPDQEASAALPPPPLDLLHPPNFIDYSALAQGNRVRSFPHVEGIYALHVYIPVVIPFDARKQLTLVMRRVASLVPDLYAVDADYALSELCKDEQKLEKVLLGREFHVSLGRTVGIQVDQIDSLVAMLRQKFQSQQRYWMDFNKWEHFVNDDSTRSFLSLEVTRTGLPEISRQIHMVDEVYRLHGLPEFYKELQLANQWTSFYFHAWKYSTPSVCRPPHISRILGHTYHWCGHWVMLAPN; encoded by the exons ATGGATGCGCTCATGGCGAGCTACGCGtccggctccgacgacgacgagccGGCGCCGGTCACGGGAGCCGCCCCGGACCAGGAAGCTTCCGCGGCGCTCCCCCCCCCTCCGCTCGACCTCCTCCACCCCCCAAACTTCATAG ATTACTCTGCATTGGCGCAGGGGAACCGCGTCCGGAGCTTCCCCCATGTGGAAGGCATCTATGCGCTGCATGTCTACATCCCTG TTGTCATTCCTTTCGATGCAAGGAAGCAGCTGACCCTTGTTATGAGAAGAGTTGCATCACTTGTACCAGACCTCTATGCTGTAGATGCTGATTATGCGCTTTCAGAATTGTGCAAAGACGAGCAAAAGCTTGAGAAAGTGCTTCTGGGCAGAGAGTTCCATGTAAGCTTAGGAAGAACGGTTGGGATTCAGGTGGATCAAATTGACTCCCTCGTTGCAATGCTTCGGCAGAAGTTTCAGTCACAACAGCG GTATTGGATGGACTTCAACAAATGGGAGCATTTTGTCAATGACGATTCTACACGATCATTTCTTTCACTAGAGGTTACAAGAACTGGGTTACCAGAG ATAAGTAGGCAGATACATATGGTTGATGAAGTATATCGATTGCATGGTCTTCCTGAGTTCTACAAG GAGCTTCAGTTGGCAAATCAGTGGACGTCTTTCTATTTTCATGCATGGAAAtacagtactccctccgtttgcAGGCCACCACACATTTCGAG AATCCTCGGCCACACATATCATTGGTGTGGGCATTGGGTGATGTTAGCTCCAAACTGA
- the LOC127306884 gene encoding protein ORANGE, chloroplastic, translating into MLCSGRMLACSGLSPGRLRPPRAYADRLRLPLPARRWRVNASAAAPGGSPDLPSSSSNPPSFGAGDDQAAAAAAAASSSGFCIIEGPETVQDFDKLDLQEILDNIRSRRNKIFLHMEEIRRLRIQQRIKNAELGIAVEEPDGELPDFPSFIPFLPPLSAANLKVYYATCFSLIAAIMVFGGFLAPILELRLGVGGTSYADFIRNVHLPMQLSQVDPIVASFSGGAVGVISALMVVEINNVKQQEHKRCKYCLGTGYLACARCSSTGAVVLTEPVSTFIDGDQPLSAPKTERCPNCSGAGKVMCPTCLCTGMAMASEHDPRIDPFD; encoded by the exons ATGCTTTGCTCCGGCCGCATGCTAGCCTGCAGCGGCCTCAGCCCCGGGAGGCTCCGGCCGCCGCGCGCCTACGCTGACCGGCTGCGCCTCCCGCTCCCCGCCCGTAGGTGGCGGGTCAACGCCTCCGCCGCGGCGCCCGGCGGTTCCCCCGacctgccgtcgtcgtcgtcgaatcCCCCCTCGTTTGGCGCCGGGGACGATCAGgccgcggcggccgccgccgccgcttcctccTCAGG GTTTTGCATCATTGAAGGGCCTGAGACAGTCCAAGATTTCGACAAACTGGACTTGCAGGAGATTCTGGATAATATCAGGAGCCGCCGGAACAAGATATTCTTGCATATGGAGGAG ATTCGCAGACTGAGGATACAACAAAGGATTAAAAATGCTGAACTTGGAATCGCAGTTGAAGAACCTGATGGTGAACTCCCAGATTTTCCATCGTTCATCCCGTTTTTGCCTCCCCTG AGTGCAGCTAATCTGAAGGTCTACTATGCTACATGTTTCTCTTTGATTGCTGCAATAATGGTCTTTGGTGGATTTCTTGCACCAATT CTAGAACTTAGACTTGGTGTAGGAGGCACTTCTTATGCGGACTTCATCCGCAATGTTCATTTGCCTATGCAATTGAG TCAGGTAGATCCTATCGTGGCATCCTTCTCAGGCGGAGCAGTTGGAGTTATCTCTGCCCTTATGGTTGTTGAGATAAACAATGTGAAACAGCAGGAGCATAAACGGTGCAAATATTGTTTAGGAACTG GATATCTGGCTTGCGCTCGCTGTTCAAGCACAGGAGCTGTTGTGCTTACTGAGCCTGTTTCGACCTTCATTGATGGTGATCAACCTTTATCTGCACCAAAAACAGAGAGATGCCCAAATTGCTCTGGCGCAGGAAAG GTGATGTGCCCAACATGCCTCTGCACGGGGATGGCAATGGCGAGTGAGCATGATCCTCGAATTGACCCCTTCGACTAA